The DNA sequence ATTCCGAAGCGGTCATGTGCCCCGACATGACCTGGCTGCCGCCGAAGTAGATCACGCCGGCCACCCCCAGGGAGATGATGGATTCGGAAACCGGCATGGCCAGGGATTCGTATTTTATGAACCGGCGGATTTGATGAAAATACTCCAGGTTGGTCGCGCGGAAACGGCTGACTATCTGATTTTCCAGACCAAAGGCCTTGATGACCTTGACCCCGGAAAAGGTTTCCTGAAGGGTGGCCGTCAATCCCCCCATGACGTTGAGGCTGCGACTGGAGGCGTTCTTTATTTTTTTGCCGATCAACTGGGCGGGATAGGCCGTGGCCGGGATGACCACGAAGGAGATGATGGCCAATTCCCAGTTGCGGTAAAAGATGACCCCCAGAAGCGACACGGCAGAGATCGTATCGCGGAACAGCCCGCTGACGACCTGGCCGATCCCTTCCTGCATCTGAGAGATATCGTTGGTCATGCGCGACATCAATTCGCCGGTGGCCGTGCGGTTGTAAAAGGCCATATCCTGGCGGATCGTGCTGGCATACAGGGTATTGCGGATATCCTGGATCGCCTTCTGGCCGGCCAGCTTGATGGCAGTATCGTAGGTAAAGCGGGCAACCCCGCGAACCAGGAACAGGGCGATGATCCCGACCGGCACCAGCAGGAAGATGCCGGTGTCCTTGCCGGCGAAGATTTTCTTCAAGACCGGCTCCACCAGGTAGGCGAAGGCGCCGTCCATCCCCCCCACGACTGCCGAGCAGAGCGCCGAGATGAGCAACAGCCCCCAATAGGGCTTGAAAAAACTGAGGGTGCGTAACAGGGTTGGTTTCATTGATCTTCCATTGTTGCCAGTATCAGTCGCGCCACATTTGCGGATGCGCCGCCGCCGCCCAGCCTCTCCCGGATGGCTGCCAGCTTCTCCCTTATTGTCCCGGCATAGCCCGCATCCGTCAGGATCGAGCCGATCTCGTCCGCGATCATGGCCGGGTTGGCCTCGTGCTGAATGAGTTCCCGAACCACGATTTCCCCGGCGACAATGTTGCAGAGGCCGATTTTATCAACCTTCACCAGGCGTTTCGCCAGTTGGTAGGTGAGGGGCGAGAGCTTGTAGATGATCACCATGGGGGTGCCCACCAGGGCTATTTCCAGAGTGACTGTGCCGGAAACGGAGATGACGGCGTCGCAGGCCCGGATCAGGTCATGAATTCGCTCGCGGCTGATGGTGACCTCAAGGCCGGCCGCCGTAAGTTGCGGTACTATGTCAGCATCGCGCAGCGTAGAGGCCAGGGGAAGTACAAACTGAATATCGGGGAAGCGCCTCTTCAGCAAGACGGCAGCTCCGGTGATTACCGGCAGGAGACGTTCGATCTCGTTCCGGCGGCTGCCGGGGAAGAGCCCGACGATCCTGCGCCCGGGGTCGAGCCCGAAACTTGCGGCTGCATCGTCCCGCTCCCCACGGACCTTGACCAGGTCGGTCATGGGATGCCCCACGAAAGAAACCGGGATGCCGGCCCGTTCGTAAAACGGGGCTTCAAAGGGGAGGATCACCGCCATGTGATCCACCAGCCGCGCCATTTTTTTTACCCGTCCCTGGCGCCAGGCCCATATCTGCGGGCTGATGTAGTAGAGTACCTTGACGCCGGCCTTGCGGGCCGCCTTGGCCAGGCGCAGGTTGAATCCGGGGTAATCGATCAGAATCAGCAGGTCGGGCCGGTCGGTGGACAGGGCCTTTTTCAGTTTGAGGAAGGCGCCCGAGATGACGTCGAAATGCTTGAGCACCTCCACCAGCCCCACCACGGCCATATCGGCAGAATCCACCAGGGTCTCGACCCCCGCCTCGCGCATGCGCGCTCCACCGATGCCGAAAAAGTGCAGGGACGGATCCAGCTTGAGCGCTTCCCGGGCCAGGTCGGCACCGTAAATGTCACCGGAGGCCTCGCCCGCCACGATCATGATATTCCGCCGTGCCGTAGCTGGAGTAATGTCGGACATCAGGCGCACATCCCTTCAACAACAGAGGGAACACAGAGACACAAATTATCCAACCAGTACCTCTTTGACGGTTTCCGCTACCAAGCGCACCGATGCGTCGGGTATTTCGGGATACACGGGGAGCGACATGCAGTTGGCGGCGACCTTTTCGGCCACCGGCAGGCTCAGACCTGCGCAGGCCTGGGCAAAGACGTCCTGTTTGTGGAGCGGAATGGGGTAATAGACGGCCGAGGCGATCTGCCGTTCGGAGAGTTTGGCCATGACGGCGTCGCGCCGGTCGGTAAGGATCGTGTATTGGTGATAGACGTGCCGTCCCTTGCCATCCTCGTGGGGAACGGTCGCCACGTCGGCCAGCAAGGAGGAATAAAGCTGCGCAACGCGGCGGCGGCCGGTGTTGAATTCGTCGATCCGCTTGAGCTTCACCCGCAGAATGGCGGCCTGGATGTCGTCGAGGCGGCTGTTGAAACCGATCATGCTGTGGTGGTAGCGGACCCGGCTGCCGTGGTTACGCAGCACCTTGACCTGTTCGGCCAACTCGGCCGTGGCACAGGTGACCATGCCGCCGTCGCCGTAGCATCCCAGATTTTTGCTGGGGAAGAAGCTGAAACAGCCCAAGAGCCCCATGGTACCGGTCATGCGGCCATCGACCGCGGCGCCGAAGGACTGGGCGCAATCTTCGATCAGGAGCAGGTTGTGTTTTTTACAGATGGCCGTAAAGGCAGCCATGTCGGCCGGCTGGCCGAAGAGGTGCACCGGGATGATCGCTTTGGTGCGGGGGGTGATGGCCTTTTCGACCATGGCCGGATCGAGGTTGAAGGTTTGGGGATCGATGTCCGCGAAGACCGGGGTGGCCCCGGCGTAGCAGACGGCCTCGGCCGTGGCGATAAAGGTGAACGGAGAGGTGATGACCTCATCCCCGGGGCCGATGCCGGCCGCCAGGATCGCCAGGTGCAGGGCGTCGGTGCCCGATGCGCAGGTGACGGCATGGGGGGCGCCCAGGTATGCCGCAGCCTCCTGTTCCAGCGCGGTCACGTTGGGGCCCAGAATGAACTGGGTGCTCTCCAAAGCGGCGAGAACCGCCGTATCGATCTCCGCTTTCAGTGTGTGATATTGCGTTTTGAGGTCTACCATCGGTATCATGGGTGTGTCCTTTTCAGGCTAACGTTGATTTTGAGTGCCGTTTCCAGCGCCATTTTCCCTTCCCTGCCGCTCACCTGGGGCTGTTTTCCTTCCCTGATGGCCTCGATGAACGATTCAATCTCGTTTTTGAGCGCATCGGCCTGCCCCAGTTCCCGCTCGACGACCTTAACATTGGGGATGCCAGGAAACAACTCGCCGCTCCCCTTCTGGGCCACCAGCAGCTTGCGGTTCTGAAAGTCCAGGGTGATGTAGGCATCGCGCTGGAATATGCGCATCTTGCGTTCGCTCTTCAGGCTGATACGGCTGGCGGTAACGTTGGCGACGCAGCCGTTTTTGAAAACGATCCGGGCGTTGGCGATGTCCTCCTCGCCGGTAAAGACCGGCGCACCAATGGCATCGATGTGCTCAACCGGGGACCCGACGATGTGCTGGATGATGTCGATGTCGTGGATCATCAGGTCCAGGACCACGTTCACGTCCGTCCCCCGCGGCTTGAAGGGGGCGATGCGCACCGACTCGATGAAGAGCGGTTCATGGAGGATGTCACCCAACGCCACCAGGACCGGGTTGAAACGTTCCAGGTGGCCGACCTGGAAGACCAGTTTGCGCGACTCGGCGAGGGCGATCAACTCGTCGGCCTCGGCCGTGGTGACGGTGATCGGCTTCTCGATCAGCACGTGGACCCCGGCTGCCAGGAAATCACGGGCTACGGTGTGGTGATACTGGGTTGGCACCACCACACTGACCGCATCCACCTTGCCGATCAGGGCATGATGATCGCTGTAGGCGGTCGTCCCCAGCGCCGCTGCAATCTCGGCCGCCCGCTTCGGATCGCTGTCCACCACGCCGACCAGTTCCACATCGGGGATGGCGGCGTACTTCTGGGCATGGAAGTTACCCAGGTAGCCCACGCCTATGACGGCCGTCCTCAAGGCGCTCATCCGCGGCAGATCCCCCGTTCGGAGCGTTCGATGAAGGCCAGCAGGTAGTCAACCTCCGGGCATTCCTTGACCTCGGCCCTGATGCGGCTGATGGCGTCGGGGAGTTTCAGACCGGCCATGAACAGGGTTTTGTAGGCCTTTTTCAGGCTGCCGATCGCCTCGTCCGAGAACCCGCGCCGTTTCAGGCCGATCAGGTTCAGCCCCCGCAGCTTGGCGTCGCGTTTGCCCGAGGTGGCGATCATGTACGGCGGGATGTCCAGGCCGACCAGGGTGCCGCCGCCGATCATGACGTGGGCGCCGACCGTGACGAATTGATGTATCGCCACCAAGCCGCCCAGGATGACGTGGTCCTCCACCGTGACATGCCCGGCCAGGGTTGCCACGTTGGCCATGACCACGTTGTTGCCGATGCGGCAGTCGTGGGCCACATGGGAGTAGGCCATGAAGAGGTTGCCGTTTCCGACCACGGTCTCGCCGTGGCCGGAGACCGTGCCGCGGTGGATCGTGGCGAATTCCCGGATCATGTTGTTGTCGCCGATGCGGGTCCAGGTCTCTTCACCCCGGTATTTCAGGTCCTGCGGGGGGGCGCCGACCGAGGTCTGGTGGAAGATCTGGTTGTTTTCGCCGATCTCCGTCCAGTCGCCGATCACGGCATGGGCGCCGATCTTGGTGCCCTTGCCGATGGTTACCTGTTTGCCGATGATCGCATAGGGGCCTATCTCGACGTCGGACGCCAGCTGTGCGCTCGGTTCGATTATTGCGCTTGAGTGTATCATTGGAACTCTCCCCGGTTTACTATCTAAAAAATTGGCACATACTCGGTGTTACGCCGCTTTGTCGGCAAAGGTCGCCTTGAGGGATGCCTCGGTTACCAGTGTTTCGCCCACGTAGGCCTTGCCGTCGACCCCCCAGATGCCGCGGCGGTTGAAGGTCGTTTCGATCTGGATGCGCAGTTGATCGCCAGGGAATACCGGCTTTCTGAACTTTGCATTGTCGATGGACATGAAGTAGCTGACCTTTTTCTTCGTTTCATCGTCCGATGCCAGGTAGGCCATGATACCGGCGACCTGGGCCATGGCCTCGACGATCAGCACCCCCG is a window from the Oryzomonas sagensis genome containing:
- a CDS encoding DegT/DnrJ/EryC1/StrS family aminotransferase, with the translated sequence MIPMVDLKTQYHTLKAEIDTAVLAALESTQFILGPNVTALEQEAAAYLGAPHAVTCASGTDALHLAILAAGIGPGDEVITSPFTFIATAEAVCYAGATPVFADIDPQTFNLDPAMVEKAITPRTKAIIPVHLFGQPADMAAFTAICKKHNLLLIEDCAQSFGAAVDGRMTGTMGLLGCFSFFPSKNLGCYGDGGMVTCATAELAEQVKVLRNHGSRVRYHHSMIGFNSRLDDIQAAILRVKLKRIDEFNTGRRRVAQLYSSLLADVATVPHEDGKGRHVYHQYTILTDRRDAVMAKLSERQIASAVYYPIPLHKQDVFAQACAGLSLPVAEKVAANCMSLPVYPEIPDASVRLVAETVKEVLVG
- a CDS encoding Gfo/Idh/MocA family protein; amino-acid sequence: MSALRTAVIGVGYLGNFHAQKYAAIPDVELVGVVDSDPKRAAEIAAALGTTAYSDHHALIGKVDAVSVVVPTQYHHTVARDFLAAGVHVLIEKPITVTTAEADELIALAESRKLVFQVGHLERFNPVLVALGDILHEPLFIESVRIAPFKPRGTDVNVVLDLMIHDIDIIQHIVGSPVEHIDAIGAPVFTGEEDIANARIVFKNGCVANVTASRISLKSERKMRIFQRDAYITLDFQNRKLLVAQKGSGELFPGIPNVKVVERELGQADALKNEIESFIEAIREGKQPQVSGREGKMALETALKINVSLKRTHP
- the lpxB gene encoding lipid-A-disaccharide synthase is translated as MTPATARRNIMIVAGEASGDIYGADLAREALKLDPSLHFFGIGGARMREAGVETLVDSADMAVVGLVEVLKHFDVISGAFLKLKKALSTDRPDLLILIDYPGFNLRLAKAARKAGVKVLYYISPQIWAWRQGRVKKMARLVDHMAVILPFEAPFYERAGIPVSFVGHPMTDLVKVRGERDDAAASFGLDPGRRIVGLFPGSRRNEIERLLPVITGAAVLLKRRFPDIQFVLPLASTLRDADIVPQLTAAGLEVTISRERIHDLIRACDAVISVSGTVTLEIALVGTPMVIIYKLSPLTYQLAKRLVKVDKIGLCNIVAGEIVVRELIQHEANPAMIADEIGSILTDAGYAGTIREKLAAIRERLGGGGASANVARLILATMEDQ
- the fabZ gene encoding 3-hydroxyacyl-ACP dehydratase FabZ, with the translated sequence MLMDVNEIMKILPHRYPFLMVDRIIELEHGKRCVGIKNVTINEPFFQGHFPGHPVMPGVLIVEAMAQVAGIMAYLASDDETKKKVSYFMSIDNAKFRKPVFPGDQLRIQIETTFNRRGIWGVDGKAYVGETLVTEASLKATFADKAA
- the lpxA gene encoding acyl-ACP--UDP-N-acetylglucosamine O-acyltransferase, whose translation is MIHSSAIIEPSAQLASDVEIGPYAIIGKQVTIGKGTKIGAHAVIGDWTEIGENNQIFHQTSVGAPPQDLKYRGEETWTRIGDNNMIREFATIHRGTVSGHGETVVGNGNLFMAYSHVAHDCRIGNNVVMANVATLAGHVTVEDHVILGGLVAIHQFVTVGAHVMIGGGTLVGLDIPPYMIATSGKRDAKLRGLNLIGLKRRGFSDEAIGSLKKAYKTLFMAGLKLPDAISRIRAEVKECPEVDYLLAFIERSERGICRG